ACCTGAACAACAAAATAATTGTTTTCAAACGAGCAAACTTATGTTAAGTTATATAACACGAAGAGGCGTTAAGTCTCACACAACATCATATAACCAAGTTTTCTAGGGTTCCGCAGGCCACACGCGCCTGGACTGGTCCGAGAGAAAACGCACAGCCGGTACCGCTGTGTTCACGGAGGGACAAAAGCCCGGGAGATCATCTGATAAAGAGATCTCCCGGGCTTATTTTATTTCCAAAACCTATAGCCGAAGGGATTGAAGCATATGCAAGAGACTACATTCAAACGAACCTTGAAGCTTTCCCACGTTGTCTATCTCGGTCTGGCGTGGATGACGCCGATGATTTATTTCTCCGTATACGGAATCGCCTCGGAAGCGTCCAGCGGCATGCTGACCCAAGCGTACGCTCTCGCGTTCCTCGCCATCTTCTTCACCGCATTAAGCTACGGCATTATGGCGAAGCGCTTCTCCACATCAGGCTCTGCCTATACATATGTAAAGAAGAGCATGAATCCGATCGTCGGCTTCCTCGTAGGCTGGGCGCTGCTGCTCGATTATTTCTTCTCGCCACTCATAGCCTGTCTGACGTTCGGGTTGTACATTCATGCTCAGTTCCCATCGATCCCGGCCTACGTGTGGATGATCGCTCTCAACGTGACGCTGGCGATTGTGACGATCATCGGCATTAACTTCTCGGCCAACCTGAGCAAGGTGTTCGTCTGGATCCAAATAGCGTTCATCGCCATATTCAGCTTCATGCTGCTGCGTAATGTCACGCCTGACGTACAGCCGCTTGAGCCGTTGCTGCAGACCGCCGTGCCGCTTCCCGCACTGCTCGCTGGAGCCTCGATCATCTGCTTCTGCTTCCTCGGCTTCGATTCGATCACGACGATGGCTGAGGAGACGATCCAGGCTGAGAAGACGATCCCGCGCGCCATTCTTATTATCATTTGCACCGCTGTGGTGCTGTACCTCGTACCATCGTACTTGACACAGCTCGTGCATCCGAATGTCACATTTACGAACATCGATTCAGCTGGTCTTGAGATCGTCAAGCTAGTGGGAGGCGCCGCCCTGTCGTCCTTGTTCATGGTCGTCCTTATTCTAGCGATCTTCACGCAAGGATTAGCGTCGATGACGAGCGTATCGCGCCTGCTGTTCGTCATGGGCCGGGAGAACGTGCTTCCGAAGCGGATGTTCGGCTTCCTGCACCCGAAGTTCAAGACGCCTGTCCTGAACATTCTCATCGTCAGCGCCGTCTCCTTAATCGCACTCGCGATCGATCTGGAGACAGCGGTGAAGTTCGTCAGCTTCGGCGCGCTCGTCGCCTTCATCTTCGTCAACCTTGCGGTCATCGCACAGTGCTACATCCGTGACGGCAAGCGCTCCTTCAAGGAGACGTGGCTGTACTTGATTTTCCCGCTCACGGGGGCCGGCTTCATCGGCTGGCTGCTGTCGCTGCTCGACTCGAACTCGCTCATGATGGGCTCGATCTGGCTCGTTCTCGGCATCCTGTATTATATCGCCAAGCACGCGAAGCAGCTGCGCAGCATAAGAACCTCGCAGCGCATGGCACAGCAGGAGCAGTCGTAATCGAGCGCCGAGTGTTGCTACAGCAGTAAGGAGGGCGCGCCGTTCAGGCGTGCCTTTTTTTTCGCATGCGGGTAGATCGAGTAGCGCGGTGAGCTATCAGCTGATGAGCTTCAAGCCGACTGCCGCTGTGAGCACCATCCCGATGAACAGAATTCGCTTGCGATCGTGTGACTCCCCGAAAAAAAGCATGCCGACGAGCGCGCCGCCCGCTGTGCCGATCCCCGTCCATACGGCGTATGCCGTCCCCATCGGAATACTCTGCATCGCAAAGCTTAAGCCTAGGAAGCTTATCGTGAGTCCAACGCTAAAGACAAGGAATGCGACTGCATTGCGATCACGCTTCATCCGGTTCATGCCGATCACGCCGACAACCTCGAACAAGCCTGCAATAATGAGCACAAGCCACGCCATCACGCATCCCCCTCTCTGGTGCTAACAGAACTCGGTGCAGTTCTGGACGCGGACGAGACGTCATTCAGCTTCAGTCCAGCTACTCCAATAAGCAGCACCCCAATGAGAAGAAGCTTCATCACCTGCACCGGCTCATGGAACAGAACCATCTCCGCGAGCACCGTGCCTGCCGTGCCAAGACCCGTATATACAGCGTACACTGTACCGACAGGAAGCTTCGCCGTGGCTGCCATTATGAGGTAGAACGAGATGACAAGCGAAGCGATCGTCACCGACCACGTAGGCAGATCATTCGCGTATTTGAACCCCGCAACCCAGACGACCTCGAAGATCGCGCCTATGAAAATTAATATCCAGCTGCGATTCACGTTTCTCCCCCCTCTACCTGTTCATAATTCCTCGCCAATACACGTACCAGGAGCCGTCAAGCCTCTTGAGGGAGCGCTCCAGGCCGCCGTACAGCATCTCGACAAATAGTCCATCCAGCACCGCCGTATAGGCAGCGCATGCGCGTTCGACCGACACGTCCGGGTGCATCTCGCCAGCGACCAACGCCGCTTCGAATATAGGCTCCAGCAACGCGGACATACGATCAAGATGGCGGTTGCAGTAGTCAACGATGTCTGACCTTAGATGACCCGGTGGAAAAAATGCCATTCGCAAAAAGAACTTCGTATCCTCGTCCTGCTGGCATCGCTTGCTGTATTCGTCCAGAAAGCCATAAAGCCTCTGCTCCAGCGGGAGCAGGCTGCTGCGTGTCACGTAGTCTTCGACGAAGAACATCTCCCGCGCCGCCGTATCCTGAAATACCGCAAGGAACAGATCATCCTTGCCCTTGAAGTAGTTATAGAGCGATTGCTTCTTCATGCCAACCTCGCCTGAAATATGCGCAAGCGAAGCGCCCTCATAGCCGTTAAGAGCAAAATGACGGAGCGCGACCTCGCGGATCTTCACCGCAGTGATCGTCATGAGCACACACCTCCACTTACGAACGTTCGTCAGTTTCATTAAAGCATAAGCTGATGCACATGACAATAGCTGAAGCCGTTCCCTCTGTCGGCTGTTGGCAGGTGGATTGTGATCATAGCACTGATCATAGGAAAAAGCTGACCTCGTTAGAGATCAGCTTCGAGTAACCGTTCAGGCCGTTCAGTGACCCATCCGAACCATGAATAACTCTGAGTGAGCAGGGTCCTTCCTCCCCTAAAAGCTGCTATTGACCCGGCATCGCCGCAGCTTCCTTCATCGCGCTGCGCCAGCCGCCGAAGGCCGATATGTCTTCGGCCGACTCGGCCGCATACGCCTCGCAGACGAAGCCCGACACCTCACGTCCGTCCGCAAGCTCCACCTTGCCGATGCCGAGCGGCGCCGGAATACCTGCTGCGAAGCCGCCGAACGAAGTGAGCGGCATCGCCCACAGCTCAAGCTGGATGGCAGCTCCTCCTGCAGCGAGCTTCACTAGACCCGGCTTCGCAGGCACCGTCGACAGCTTCACCAGCTTGTACGTCGCGGCAGTGAGCGCCTCGCTTACGAACCGCGCACCGCACCCGAGCATCTGCTGCTCGAGCGGGAAGCCGCGCATGTGAAGCCCGCACACCGCGACTAGCGTGGTCGGTACGTCGCTGCAGCGATCAGCTGCGGCGTCTGCCGTACCCTGCGGCATAGCGCGGTCAGCTGCATCGGGCGTACCCTGCGGCATAGCGCGGTCGGCTGCATCGGGCGTACCCTGCGGCATAGCGCGGTCGGCTGCATCGGGCGTACCCTGCGGCATAGCGCGGTCGGCTGCATCGGGCGTAGCCTGCGGCATAGCGCGGTCGGCTGCGTCGGCCATGTCGAGCTCCACAATTCGCTCGGCGGCTGCACAGATCAGCCCCTCATGCTCCGACAGCGCGAACAACGTCACGCCGAACGGTACCGCTTCAGCCGCTTCTCCAGTCGGTATAGCGACAGCGCATAGATCAAGCAGGTTGCAATGGTTCGTGTATTGCCCCATCGCCCGATTCGTGCCGACCGGATCTTGACGCACCGCCTCGCGACTCCACGTGCCGCCGCACGTGGGCAGCATGAGCACCGCGTCAGCCAGCAGCAGCCGCGCCTCCTGCTTATACGCCTGCAGCTGGTGCATCGCCTGGAACAGCGAGGCTGCCGTCCATTCCGAGGCTGCGCCAGTGCGTAGAATTCGCTCCGTCACCGGGAACACGGAGTCCGGATTCGCCTCGACGAAGGCCCCGAGTCCGGCCCATCGCTCGGCCACCCACGGCCCCTCGTAGAGCAAGGCGGCCGCCTTCGTGAAGCAGCTCATGTCGATATACGACAGCTCGACATGAAGCAGCTCCAGCCTGCGCACAGCAGCCTCCCACGCGGCCCGGTAGCCTTCGGCGTACGGGCCGTAGAAGGCGAGCGGCTCGCGCGGCAAGCACACCCGCTGCGGCAGGCGCTTGCCCGCAGCCGGAGAAGCAATGGCGCGCGACCACGGGTCCGCCGCCTCCACCCCTCGCGCGGCCGCATCGACGGCCAGCGCATCCGCGAGACTGTGTGCGAATACCGTCACACAGTCCAAGCTTGCGCACGCGGGCACGACGCCCCGCGTGGACCAAGCGCCGAGGCTCGGCTTGTAGCCGACGAGCCCGTGCAGTGCGGCCGGCACGCGACCCGAGCCGGCCGTATCAGTGCCGAGCGCGAACGCGGCATGTCCGCGCGCAACGGCTGCGGCGGACCCGGAGCTGGAGCCGCCGCTGATGAGCTCCGGCTTGAGCGCGTTGCGCGTCTCGCCGTAAGGACTGCGCGTGCCGACCAGTCCGGTGGCGAACTGGTCGAGGTTCGTTTTGCCGACGGGGATCGCTCCTGCCGCAATCAGCCGCTCCACCACAGCCGCATGGCGGTCTGGTGTGTACGCATAATCTGGGCAAGCCGCTGTCGTCGGCACCCCGGCCAGATCGATATTATCCTTGATCGCGAACGGAACTCCCCATAGCGGCGCATCGTTCGGATCGAGCTCAGCGAGCCGATCCAGATAAGGCTGAATGAAGCTCAGATCTGGTGGCGTAATCCAGATATGGTAATCCGCCTCCTCAGCCGCACGCTCGATAATCGCTTCGATGACAGCCTGAGGCGTCACCTCCTTACGACTGTACTGCTCACGCAATCGATCAATCGTCAGCAGAGCGCCGACCGCCGCCTCACCGTCTCCTGACGCAATACAGCTGCTCGCATTCGCCAATACCGCTTCACCTGAAGCCGCATTTCGTTCCATAGTCATCCAACGCACCCTCCTTCTCGTATAACCCCCGGTAAGCCAAGTCCAGCGCTCTCTCCTCACACCTGCCGTCTTACGCTCCCACCTGCGCGATGCCGACCAGCAGCTGCCCTGCATGCACCTCATCGCCCGGCTTCACATGAATCGAAGCGACGACGCCATCCGCAGCGGCCTGCTGCGCGAACTCCATCTTCATGCTCTCCTGAATGACGAGCGTATCTCCCTTGCTCACCGGCTGACCCTCGGTCACGAGCACCTTCCACACACTGCCCGGCATCGAGCTGCGCAGCGCCACTGTGCCCGCAGGCAGCTCCTGCTCCTCGCCAGCACCAGCCGTCTCGTGGTCAGATACATACTCCGCGAGCCCGAGCTCCTTCCAGCGCTCCCGCTCCTCATGGAACGATTGCTGCTGCCGAGCCTTGAACGCTTCTGCACTGTCTTGAATCCCATCCAGAAACTCGAGGTATTCGCCAAGGTCGAACGTCGTCTCGATAATATCTGCCTCATACCGTCCGCGCAGGAAGTCCTCCCGCAGCCTCAGCAGCTCCTCTGCCTCCACCGGATAGAACTGGATCTGGTCAAAAAACCGCAGCAGCCAAGGCTTGCCGGACTGGAAGCTGTCCGTCGCACGCAGCTTGTTCCACATCTGTATCGTACGTCCGACGAACTGGTAGCCGCCCGGACCTTCCATCCCGTACACGCACATGTACGCCCCGCCGATGCCGACCGCATTCTCCGGCGTCCACGTCCGCGCAGGATTGTATTTCGTCGTCACCAGACGGTGACGCGGATCGATCGGCGTCGCCACCGGGGCGCCCAAGTACACATCGCCAAGGCCGAGCACGAGGTAGCTGGCGTCGAACACGATACGGCGCACGTCCTCGATTGACTCGAGACCGTTGATACGCTGGATGAATTCGAGATTGCTCGGGCACCACGGAGCGTCCGGACGGACATTCTGCTGATACCGCTCAATCGCAAGTCTTGTCGCCGGATCGTCCCATGACAGCGGCAGCCGTACGATTCTCGATGGCACCCGGATCGATTCAAGCGGCGGCAGCTTCGCGTCAATGTCCATGATGGCCTTGCACGCTTCCCTGACTGTCATCCGACTCACATCGATATGCACCTGCAGCGACCGTATGCCCGGCGTTAAGTCGAGCCAAGGAATGACGCCGCTCTCTTGAATCGCCTGCATGAGCGCGTGCACCTGGAAGCGCAGCACGAGATCGAGCTCCATCGCTCCATACTCGACGAGCACATACTGATCGCCCGCACAGCGAATCGTAATGGGCAGCTTCCGCCCTTCTTCCTCTCTAGCCAGCACCGGATACGATGGATCAGGCAGCTCACGCGCCTCCGGCAATCGCACTGGCTGCACCTCGACAAGCGTCGACCCTCCCTCCGCTATCGCCAGCAGCAATCGCTCCTGCTCCTCTCGCATCGTCTCGGCCTCCTCCAGCGTTAGCAGCTGGAAGCGCACCGTATCGCCGGGATGCAGCTGTCCGAGCTTCCAGAACTCGGCCGACGCCGTCGTCGCCGGACAGACGAAGCCGCCGAGGCTCGGACCGTCCGGACCGAGCAGAATCGGCATGTCGCCCGTCAGGTCAAGCGTGCCGACCGCATAGGCATTGTCATGGATGTTCGACGGATGCAAGCCCGCCTCGCCTCCGTCCTCTCGCGCCCACAGCGGAGCAGGACCAACCAAGCGAACACCTGTTCTTGAGCTGTTGAAATGCACCTCCCAGCTCGTCTCCGTCAGCTGTCGCAAATAGTCCGGCCGCAAAAACTCCTCCGTGCAATGCGGACCCGGAATGACCCCAATCGTCCACGCCCGCGTCATGGTCGGTCGCAGCCCAGCCGCCAGCTCCAGCTCAGCAGGCACACAGCTCTCCACCATCGTCACGCCGCGTGACGCTCCCTGCTGCCCGGCATGTGTCCACGCCTCCAGCTCACTGCCATCCACCCCAGGCTGCCGCTCGACACTTGTCCGCGACGCACTCCCTCTCACCCGCAGCACATCACCGGTCCGAAGCGCCCGACCGCCATGTCCGCCGAAGCCGCCGAGCGTGAAGGTCGACGAGCTGCCGAGAATCGTCGGCATATCGAAGCCGCCCTCGACGAGCAAGTAGCCGCGCATCCCCGCCACAGCCTCGCCGAGTTGCAGCACCTGCCCGCGCCGCGCCTGCACAGCCTTGTACAGCGGCACCGGCTCACCGTCCAGCTCCGCCAACAGATCGGCGCCCGTCAGACAGAAGCGAATATCTTCGCGGAACCGATACGAGCCTCCGCGCAGCGTCAGCTCGAGACCGCTCGCCGCATCGTCATTGCCCAGCAGCTTGTTGCCGATTCGGAACGACAGCGGGTCCATCGGACCGCACGGAGGCACGCCGACATCCCAATGACCGACACGGCCCGGATAATCCTGCACCGTCGTCTGTACGCCGCCGTCCAGCACTTCCAGAGCAGACTCTCCCGGCGCGAAGCCATTCAGCATACGCGTATACACGAGCCCCTCCAGCACCGCCTGCTCCTGCAGCAGCGCCTCGATATATTGCAGATTCGTCGTAATGCCGTACATCCGCGTCTCACCCAGCGCACGACCGAGCTTGCGGATCGCATCGAGCCGATCGTCACCGTGTACAATAATTTTGGCCAGCATCGGATCATAGAGCGTCGTTACCGTGATGCCGTCACGCACCCACGACTCGTTGCGAGCATGCTCCGAGAATACAGCGCTATCGAGCTGCCCCGCGCTCGGGCGGAAGTCCTGCAGACAGTCCTCCGCATAGATGCGCGCCTGAATGCTGTGCCCCCTCGGAGCTGGTACCAGCTGCTGCAGCCCGGTCAGCTCATCAGCCGCCTCCCGCACCATCCACTCGACCAGATCAATACCGAGCACCTCCTCCGTAACGCCGTGCTCCACCTGAAGTCGCGTATTCACCTCGAGGAAATAAAACTCCAGCGTCGACGGGTCGTATAGAAATTCCACCGTGCCCGCACTCCGGTATCCGACCTCAGCGGCAAGCCGTCTCGCCGAGTCGAGCATCGACTCACGTACACGGTCCGGGAAGCACGGCGCAGGGCTTTCCTCGATCACCTTCTGATTGCGCCGCTGGATCGAGCAGTCCCGCTCCCCGAGCGTCGCCACCTCACCGAACCGGTTGCCGAATATTTGCACCTCGACGTGACGCGCCTTCGCAATATATTTCTCAAGGAACAGACCGCCGTTCTTGAAGTTCGTCTCAGCCAAGTGCCGCACCGCTTCATAAGCGCCGAGCAGCGTCTCCTCGTCGTCGCAGACACGCATCCCGATACCACCGCCACCTGCCGTGCTCTTCAGAATGACCGGATATCCGATCCGCTGCGCCTCACGAAGCGCCTCCTCCAGCTCCGTAATGAGCGGCGTCCCCGGCAGCAACGGCACACCAGCCCGCTCTGCAATGGCGCGCGCCGAGTGCTTCAGCCCGAACCATTCCATCTGCTCCGGCGTCGGACCAATGAACGCAATGCCGCGCTCGCGGCATGCACGGGCGAATTCGGCATTCTCGCTGAGGAAGCCGTAGCCCGGATGAATCGCCTCAGCGCCAGAGCGCTCGGCGATGTCAAGTATCGTTGCAGCGTTCAAGTAGCTCTCCTTCGCTGGACCGTCTCCGATCAAGTACGCCTCGTCGGCGTGATCGACGTGCAGACTATCCTGATCCGCCTGCGTGTACACAGCCACGGACGCAATACCCATGCGGCGCAGCGTACGCTCGATCCGCACCGCGATCGCACCGCGATTGGCAATTAGCACCTTATTAAACATATCGAAGCCCTCCTCTATGATCGTCGCTTGATCGATGCTCGTTATTTATCCCAGATCAGCACCTGCACCGGGGTTGGATTGTAAGCATTGCACGGATTATTGAGCTGCGGGCAATTGCTGATCAGCACCAGCGTGCGCACGATCGACTGCAGCTCCACATAGCAGCCCGGAGCCGACACGCCGTCCGCGAACCGCAGCCCGCCCTCTGGCGTCACTGGCACGTTCATGAAGAAATTAATGTTCGGGGCCAAATCCCGCTTCGTCATCCCGCCATCCCACTTCGCCAGCTGCAGCATGAACGTATCGCGGCAGCTGTGCATATGCTCCTTCTCGTGAGCGTACCGCACCGTGTTGCTCTGCGATGAGCAGGAGCCGCCGAGCGTATCGTGACGACCGCACGTATCGGCGACGATGCGCAGCAGCTCCTTGCCCGATTCGGCGCGCAGCACCGAGCCTGCGGTCAAGTAGATGTTGCCTTGGCCCGCGATCGTCGCGGTCGCGCTGTAATGATCCTCCGGATGGTCGGCATCGTAGAACAGCGTATCCGCCGCCTGATTGCCCTCCAGATCGACGATGCGCAGCACCTGACCCGGCTCCAGCACATGCATCCAGCCGTCGCCGGCAGGAATCGTTAAGTCGTAGCTCGCAGTACGCGGACTTCTATCACTTTCCACTCGGTTAAATACTCCCATCGTTCGTTCCTCCCTATTGATGAAATCGATATAAACTTTAGCCTCTATATTCCGCGTAGGGCATAATGCGCCCACGTATTCTCGAAGGCCCGCCGATTCTCGGGCCGGAAGTTCAAGCAATAATCAAGCGCATCGACAGGCGGTGCGTTGTACACCTCTATCGTCACAGGAACAGACGGATATGCCTCTCTTGGATCGAGCGGACACGGCGTATTGGACACGATGAGCAGAACGTCCATCTCCGTCCGCAGCGTTACCGTATCCCCTTCTTGACAGTGATCGACCGCATAGATCATATGGCCCTCATCGTCGCAGTACACCTTGGAGAACAGGTTCAGCACCGGCACGAGATCGCGTACGTGCAGTCCAGCTCTGACCAGCTCAACGGCAAAGTTCTCTTGACCACTTCGCAGCCAGCCGTTACGCAGCTCCTGGTACGTCGTGTTACCGTACTTGACATCCGTCTGCTCACGGGACGTATAGCCGCTGATCGTATCGTGCCAGCCGAGACTGTCCTGCACGATGCTGGCCAGCACCCGTCCATTGTCGCTCATCAGCACATGTCCCCAGGTCAGATGAGACGTATGCTGCGCCTTCAGTGTATCCGGCATATTGTAGCGCTCAGTAAGGTCTGAGGCATGATACAGCAGCGTAGACACATTAGCGCCGCACTCCTTCGCGGTGAATCGAATCAGCCTCCCACGACCAATCACTCCCGACCACTTCTCTCCTGGCTGCAG
Above is a genomic segment from Paenibacillus sp. YYML68 containing:
- a CDS encoding multidrug efflux SMR transporter codes for the protein MNRSWILIFIGAIFEVVWVAGFKYANDLPTWSVTIASLVISFYLIMAATAKLPVGTVYAVYTGLGTAGTVLAEMVLFHEPVQVMKLLLIGVLLIGVAGLKLNDVSSASRTAPSSVSTREGDA
- a CDS encoding TetR/AcrR family transcriptional regulator, which produces MTITAVKIREVALRHFALNGYEGASLAHISGEVGMKKQSLYNYFKGKDDLFLAVFQDTAAREMFFVEDYVTRSSLLPLEQRLYGFLDEYSKRCQQDEDTKFFLRMAFFPPGHLRSDIVDYCNRHLDRMSALLEPIFEAALVAGEMHPDVSVERACAAYTAVLDGLFVEMLYGGLERSLKRLDGSWYVYWRGIMNR
- a CDS encoding APC family permease gives rise to the protein MQETTFKRTLKLSHVVYLGLAWMTPMIYFSVYGIASEASSGMLTQAYALAFLAIFFTALSYGIMAKRFSTSGSAYTYVKKSMNPIVGFLVGWALLLDYFFSPLIACLTFGLYIHAQFPSIPAYVWMIALNVTLAIVTIIGINFSANLSKVFVWIQIAFIAIFSFMLLRNVTPDVQPLEPLLQTAVPLPALLAGASIICFCFLGFDSITTMAEETIQAEKTIPRAILIIICTAVVLYLVPSYLTQLVHPNVTFTNIDSAGLEIVKLVGGAALSSLFMVVLILAIFTQGLASMTSVSRLLFVMGRENVLPKRMFGFLHPKFKTPVLNILIVSAVSLIALAIDLETAVKFVSFGALVAFIFVNLAVIAQCYIRDGKRSFKETWLYLIFPLTGAGFIGWLLSLLDSNSLMMGSIWLVLGILYYIAKHAKQLRSIRTSQRMAQQEQS
- a CDS encoding urea amidolyase associated protein UAAP1, giving the protein MNAIWSKELQPGEKWSGVIGRGRLIRFTAKECGANVSTLLYHASDLTERYNMPDTLKAQHTSHLTWGHVLMSDNGRVLASIVQDSLGWHDTISGYTSREQTDVKYGNTTYQELRNGWLRSGQENFAVELVRAGLHVRDLVPVLNLFSKVYCDDEGHMIYAVDHCQEGDTVTLRTEMDVLLIVSNTPCPLDPREAYPSVPVTIEVYNAPPVDALDYCLNFRPENRRAFENTWAHYALRGI
- a CDS encoding multidrug efflux SMR transporter; this translates as MAWLVLIIAGLFEVVGVIGMNRMKRDRNAVAFLVFSVGLTISFLGLSFAMQSIPMGTAYAVWTGIGTAGGALVGMLFFGESHDRKRILFIGMVLTAAVGLKLIS
- the uca gene encoding urea carboxylase, with product MFNKVLIANRGAIAVRIERTLRRMGIASVAVYTQADQDSLHVDHADEAYLIGDGPAKESYLNAATILDIAERSGAEAIHPGYGFLSENAEFARACRERGIAFIGPTPEQMEWFGLKHSARAIAERAGVPLLPGTPLITELEEALREAQRIGYPVILKSTAGGGGIGMRVCDDEETLLGAYEAVRHLAETNFKNGGLFLEKYIAKARHVEVQIFGNRFGEVATLGERDCSIQRRNQKVIEESPAPCFPDRVRESMLDSARRLAAEVGYRSAGTVEFLYDPSTLEFYFLEVNTRLQVEHGVTEEVLGIDLVEWMVREAADELTGLQQLVPAPRGHSIQARIYAEDCLQDFRPSAGQLDSAVFSEHARNESWVRDGITVTTLYDPMLAKIIVHGDDRLDAIRKLGRALGETRMYGITTNLQYIEALLQEQAVLEGLVYTRMLNGFAPGESALEVLDGGVQTTVQDYPGRVGHWDVGVPPCGPMDPLSFRIGNKLLGNDDAASGLELTLRGGSYRFREDIRFCLTGADLLAELDGEPVPLYKAVQARRGQVLQLGEAVAGMRGYLLVEGGFDMPTILGSSSTFTLGGFGGHGGRALRTGDVLRVRGSASRTSVERQPGVDGSELEAWTHAGQQGASRGVTMVESCVPAELELAAGLRPTMTRAWTIGVIPGPHCTEEFLRPDYLRQLTETSWEVHFNSSRTGVRLVGPAPLWAREDGGEAGLHPSNIHDNAYAVGTLDLTGDMPILLGPDGPSLGGFVCPATTASAEFWKLGQLHPGDTVRFQLLTLEEAETMREEQERLLLAIAEGGSTLVEVQPVRLPEARELPDPSYPVLAREEEGRKLPITIRCAGDQYVLVEYGAMELDLVLRFQVHALMQAIQESGVIPWLDLTPGIRSLQVHIDVSRMTVREACKAIMDIDAKLPPLESIRVPSRIVRLPLSWDDPATRLAIERYQQNVRPDAPWCPSNLEFIQRINGLESIEDVRRIVFDASYLVLGLGDVYLGAPVATPIDPRHRLVTTKYNPARTWTPENAVGIGGAYMCVYGMEGPGGYQFVGRTIQMWNKLRATDSFQSGKPWLLRFFDQIQFYPVEAEELLRLREDFLRGRYEADIIETTFDLGEYLEFLDGIQDSAEAFKARQQQSFHEERERWKELGLAEYVSDHETAGAGEEQELPAGTVALRSSMPGSVWKVLVTEGQPVSKGDTLVIQESMKMEFAQQAAADGVVASIHVKPGDEVHAGQLLVGIAQVGA
- a CDS encoding allophanate hydrolase, with amino-acid sequence MTMERNAASGEAVLANASSCIASGDGEAAVGALLTIDRLREQYSRKEVTPQAVIEAIIERAAEEADYHIWITPPDLSFIQPYLDRLAELDPNDAPLWGVPFAIKDNIDLAGVPTTAACPDYAYTPDRHAAVVERLIAAGAIPVGKTNLDQFATGLVGTRSPYGETRNALKPELISGGSSSGSAAAVARGHAAFALGTDTAGSGRVPAALHGLVGYKPSLGAWSTRGVVPACASLDCVTVFAHSLADALAVDAAARGVEAADPWSRAIASPAAGKRLPQRVCLPREPLAFYGPYAEGYRAAWEAAVRRLELLHVELSYIDMSCFTKAAALLYEGPWVAERWAGLGAFVEANPDSVFPVTERILRTGAASEWTAASLFQAMHQLQAYKQEARLLLADAVLMLPTCGGTWSREAVRQDPVGTNRAMGQYTNHCNLLDLCAVAIPTGEAAEAVPFGVTLFALSEHEGLICAAAERIVELDMADAADRAMPQATPDAADRAMPQGTPDAADRAMPQGTPDAADRAMPQGTPDAADRAMPQGTADAAADRCSDVPTTLVAVCGLHMRGFPLEQQMLGCGARFVSEALTAATYKLVKLSTVPAKPGLVKLAAGGAAIQLELWAMPLTSFGGFAAGIPAPLGIGKVELADGREVSGFVCEAYAAESAEDISAFGGWRSAMKEAAAMPGQ
- a CDS encoding urea amidolyase associated protein UAAP2, coding for MGVFNRVESDRSPRTASYDLTIPAGDGWMHVLEPGQVLRIVDLEGNQAADTLFYDADHPEDHYSATATIAGQGNIYLTAGSVLRAESGKELLRIVADTCGRHDTLGGSCSSQSNTVRYAHEKEHMHSCRDTFMLQLAKWDGGMTKRDLAPNINFFMNVPVTPEGGLRFADGVSAPGCYVELQSIVRTLVLISNCPQLNNPCNAYNPTPVQVLIWDK